In Ovis aries strain OAR_USU_Benz2616 breed Rambouillet chromosome 17, ARS-UI_Ramb_v3.0, whole genome shotgun sequence, the following proteins share a genomic window:
- the NIPSNAP1 gene encoding protein NipSnap homolog 1 isoform X1, with protein sequence MKASADNSSSLNKALQKIFMNNEKFNHLPLPSPSFYSKDNEGSWFRSLFVHKVDPRKDAHSTLLSKKETSNLYKIQFHNVKPECLDAYNSLTEAVLPKLHLDEDYPCSLVGNWNTWYGEQDQAVHLWRFSGGYPALMDCMNKLKSNKEYLEFRKERSQMLLSRRNQLLLEFSFWNEPQPRAGPNIYELRTYKLKPGTMIEWGNNWARAIKYRQENQEAVGGFFSQIGELYVVHHLWAYKDLQSREETRNAAWRKRGWDENVYYTGEHLSGSHLPRAPSENGIPSVRRSSLT encoded by the exons ATGAAAGCATCTGCAGATAACAGCTCCTCCCTGAATAAGG ctttacaAAAAATTTTCATGAATAACGAAAAGTTTAAccatcttcctcttccctctcccag CTTCTATTCCAAGGACAATGAAGGCAGCTGGTTTCGGTCCCTCTTCGTACACAAGGTGGACCCCCGGAAGGACGCCCACTCCACGCTGCTGTCCAAGAAGGAGACCAGCAACCTCTATAAGATCCAGT TTCACAATGTGAAGCCTGAGTGTCTGGACGCCTACAACAGCCTGAC GGAGGCCGTGCTGCCCAAGCTGCACCTGGATGAGGACTACCCCTGCTCGCTCGTGGGCAACTGGAACACGTGGTACGGGGAGCAGGACCAGGCAG TACACCTATGGCGATTCTCAGGGGGCTACCCAGCCCTCATGGACTGCATGAACAAGCTCAAGAGCAATAAG GAGTACCTGGAATTCCGAAAGGAGCGGAGCCAGATGCTGCTCTCCAGGAGAAACCAGCTGCTCCTCGAGTTCAGCTTCTGGAACGAGCCCCAGCCTAGAGCCGGCCCCAACATCTATGAGCTGAGGACATACAAGCTCAAG CCAGGAACCATGATCGAGTGGGGGAACAACTG GGCTCGGGCCATCAAGTACCGGCAGGAGAACCAGGAGGCAGTGGGCGGCTTCTTCTCACAGATAGGAGAGCTCTACGTCGTGCACCATCTCTGGG CCTATAAAGATCTGCAGTCTCGGGAGGAGACCAGAAACGCTGCCTGGAGGAAGAGGGGCTGGGACGAAAATGTCTACTACACAGGTGAGCACCTCTCCGGAAGTCATCTGCCAAGAGCTCCATCTGAGAATGGAATCCCCTCTGTAAGGAGATCTAGCCTCACTTGA
- the NIPSNAP1 gene encoding protein NipSnap homolog 1 isoform X2 codes for MAPRLCSISAAARRLLGGPGSGPRDVAAVAAARFYSKDNEGSWFRSLFVHKVDPRKDAHSTLLSKKETSNLYKIQFHNVKPECLDAYNSLTEAVLPKLHLDEDYPCSLVGNWNTWYGEQDQAVHLWRFSGGYPALMDCMNKLKSNKEYLEFRKERSQMLLSRRNQLLLEFSFWNEPQPRAGPNIYELRTYKLKPGTMIEWGNNWARAIKYRQENQEAVGGFFSQIGELYVVHHLWAYKDLQSREETRNAAWRKRGWDENVYYTGEHLSGSHLPRAPSENGIPSVRRSSLT; via the exons ATGGCTCCGCGTCTGTGCAGCATCTCTGCGGCGGCGCGGCGGCTGCTGGGGGGCCCGGGGTCGGGCCCCAGGGACGTTGCGGCTGTGGCTGCGGCGCG CTTCTATTCCAAGGACAATGAAGGCAGCTGGTTTCGGTCCCTCTTCGTACACAAGGTGGACCCCCGGAAGGACGCCCACTCCACGCTGCTGTCCAAGAAGGAGACCAGCAACCTCTATAAGATCCAGT TTCACAATGTGAAGCCTGAGTGTCTGGACGCCTACAACAGCCTGAC GGAGGCCGTGCTGCCCAAGCTGCACCTGGATGAGGACTACCCCTGCTCGCTCGTGGGCAACTGGAACACGTGGTACGGGGAGCAGGACCAGGCAG TACACCTATGGCGATTCTCAGGGGGCTACCCAGCCCTCATGGACTGCATGAACAAGCTCAAGAGCAATAAG GAGTACCTGGAATTCCGAAAGGAGCGGAGCCAGATGCTGCTCTCCAGGAGAAACCAGCTGCTCCTCGAGTTCAGCTTCTGGAACGAGCCCCAGCCTAGAGCCGGCCCCAACATCTATGAGCTGAGGACATACAAGCTCAAG CCAGGAACCATGATCGAGTGGGGGAACAACTG GGCTCGGGCCATCAAGTACCGGCAGGAGAACCAGGAGGCAGTGGGCGGCTTCTTCTCACAGATAGGAGAGCTCTACGTCGTGCACCATCTCTGGG CCTATAAAGATCTGCAGTCTCGGGAGGAGACCAGAAACGCTGCCTGGAGGAAGAGGGGCTGGGACGAAAATGTCTACTACACAGGTGAGCACCTCTCCGGAAGTCATCTGCCAAGAGCTCCATCTGAGAATGGAATCCCCTCTGTAAGGAGATCTAGCCTCACTTGA
- the NIPSNAP1 gene encoding protein NipSnap homolog 1 isoform X5 yields MNNEKFNHLPLPSPSFYSKDNEGSWFRSLFVHKVDPRKDAHSTLLSKKETSNLYKIQFHNVKPECLDAYNSLTEAVLPKLHLDEDYPCSLVGNWNTWYGEQDQAVHLWRFSGGYPALMDCMNKLKSNKEYLEFRKERSQMLLSRRNQLLLEFSFWNEPQPRAGPNIYELRTYKLKPGTMIEWGNNWARAIKYRQENQEAVGGFFSQIGELYVVHHLWAYKDLQSREETRNAAWRKRGWDENVYYTVPLVRHMESRIMIPLKISPLQ; encoded by the exons ATGAATAACGAAAAGTTTAAccatcttcctcttccctctcccag CTTCTATTCCAAGGACAATGAAGGCAGCTGGTTTCGGTCCCTCTTCGTACACAAGGTGGACCCCCGGAAGGACGCCCACTCCACGCTGCTGTCCAAGAAGGAGACCAGCAACCTCTATAAGATCCAGT TTCACAATGTGAAGCCTGAGTGTCTGGACGCCTACAACAGCCTGAC GGAGGCCGTGCTGCCCAAGCTGCACCTGGATGAGGACTACCCCTGCTCGCTCGTGGGCAACTGGAACACGTGGTACGGGGAGCAGGACCAGGCAG TACACCTATGGCGATTCTCAGGGGGCTACCCAGCCCTCATGGACTGCATGAACAAGCTCAAGAGCAATAAG GAGTACCTGGAATTCCGAAAGGAGCGGAGCCAGATGCTGCTCTCCAGGAGAAACCAGCTGCTCCTCGAGTTCAGCTTCTGGAACGAGCCCCAGCCTAGAGCCGGCCCCAACATCTATGAGCTGAGGACATACAAGCTCAAG CCAGGAACCATGATCGAGTGGGGGAACAACTG GGCTCGGGCCATCAAGTACCGGCAGGAGAACCAGGAGGCAGTGGGCGGCTTCTTCTCACAGATAGGAGAGCTCTACGTCGTGCACCATCTCTGGG CCTATAAAGATCTGCAGTCTCGGGAGGAGACCAGAAACGCTGCCTGGAGGAAGAGGGGCTGGGACGAAAATGTCTACTACACAG
- the NIPSNAP1 gene encoding protein NipSnap homolog 1 isoform X3: MKASADNSSSLNKALQKIFMNNEKFNHLPLPSPSFYSKDNEGSWFRSLFVHKVDPRKDAHSTLLSKKETSNLYKIQFHNVKPECLDAYNSLTEAVLPKLHLDEDYPCSLVGNWNTWYGEQDQAVHLWRFSGGYPALMDCMNKLKSNKEYLEFRKERSQMLLSRRNQLLLEFSFWNEPQPRAGPNIYELRTYKLKPGTMIEWGNNWARAIKYRQENQEAVGGFFSQIGELYVVHHLWAYKDLQSREETRNAAWRKRGWDENVYYTVPLVRHMESRIMIPLKISPLQ, translated from the exons ATGAAAGCATCTGCAGATAACAGCTCCTCCCTGAATAAGG ctttacaAAAAATTTTCATGAATAACGAAAAGTTTAAccatcttcctcttccctctcccag CTTCTATTCCAAGGACAATGAAGGCAGCTGGTTTCGGTCCCTCTTCGTACACAAGGTGGACCCCCGGAAGGACGCCCACTCCACGCTGCTGTCCAAGAAGGAGACCAGCAACCTCTATAAGATCCAGT TTCACAATGTGAAGCCTGAGTGTCTGGACGCCTACAACAGCCTGAC GGAGGCCGTGCTGCCCAAGCTGCACCTGGATGAGGACTACCCCTGCTCGCTCGTGGGCAACTGGAACACGTGGTACGGGGAGCAGGACCAGGCAG TACACCTATGGCGATTCTCAGGGGGCTACCCAGCCCTCATGGACTGCATGAACAAGCTCAAGAGCAATAAG GAGTACCTGGAATTCCGAAAGGAGCGGAGCCAGATGCTGCTCTCCAGGAGAAACCAGCTGCTCCTCGAGTTCAGCTTCTGGAACGAGCCCCAGCCTAGAGCCGGCCCCAACATCTATGAGCTGAGGACATACAAGCTCAAG CCAGGAACCATGATCGAGTGGGGGAACAACTG GGCTCGGGCCATCAAGTACCGGCAGGAGAACCAGGAGGCAGTGGGCGGCTTCTTCTCACAGATAGGAGAGCTCTACGTCGTGCACCATCTCTGGG CCTATAAAGATCTGCAGTCTCGGGAGGAGACCAGAAACGCTGCCTGGAGGAAGAGGGGCTGGGACGAAAATGTCTACTACACAG
- the NIPSNAP1 gene encoding protein NipSnap homolog 1 isoform X4: protein MAPRLCSISAAARRLLGGPGSGPRDVAAVAAARFYSKDNEGSWFRSLFVHKVDPRKDAHSTLLSKKETSNLYKIQFHNVKPECLDAYNSLTEAVLPKLHLDEDYPCSLVGNWNTWYGEQDQAVHLWRFSGGYPALMDCMNKLKSNKEYLEFRKERSQMLLSRRNQLLLEFSFWNEPQPRAGPNIYELRTYKLKPGTMIEWGNNWARAIKYRQENQEAVGGFFSQIGELYVVHHLWAYKDLQSREETRNAAWRKRGWDENVYYTVPLVRHMESRIMIPLKISPLQ from the exons ATGGCTCCGCGTCTGTGCAGCATCTCTGCGGCGGCGCGGCGGCTGCTGGGGGGCCCGGGGTCGGGCCCCAGGGACGTTGCGGCTGTGGCTGCGGCGCG CTTCTATTCCAAGGACAATGAAGGCAGCTGGTTTCGGTCCCTCTTCGTACACAAGGTGGACCCCCGGAAGGACGCCCACTCCACGCTGCTGTCCAAGAAGGAGACCAGCAACCTCTATAAGATCCAGT TTCACAATGTGAAGCCTGAGTGTCTGGACGCCTACAACAGCCTGAC GGAGGCCGTGCTGCCCAAGCTGCACCTGGATGAGGACTACCCCTGCTCGCTCGTGGGCAACTGGAACACGTGGTACGGGGAGCAGGACCAGGCAG TACACCTATGGCGATTCTCAGGGGGCTACCCAGCCCTCATGGACTGCATGAACAAGCTCAAGAGCAATAAG GAGTACCTGGAATTCCGAAAGGAGCGGAGCCAGATGCTGCTCTCCAGGAGAAACCAGCTGCTCCTCGAGTTCAGCTTCTGGAACGAGCCCCAGCCTAGAGCCGGCCCCAACATCTATGAGCTGAGGACATACAAGCTCAAG CCAGGAACCATGATCGAGTGGGGGAACAACTG GGCTCGGGCCATCAAGTACCGGCAGGAGAACCAGGAGGCAGTGGGCGGCTTCTTCTCACAGATAGGAGAGCTCTACGTCGTGCACCATCTCTGGG CCTATAAAGATCTGCAGTCTCGGGAGGAGACCAGAAACGCTGCCTGGAGGAAGAGGGGCTGGGACGAAAATGTCTACTACACAG